One stretch of Deinococcus carri DNA includes these proteins:
- a CDS encoding HD-GYP domain-containing protein, translating into MREARAAVLPALWPGDEAAAPPDPAGALDHLICLLGAALEEAAQAGEDWQREHVRRTADLAGRLATALGLLPGEVRAIRWGAALHDIGKVRVPQAILQKAGALGPAEHAVILQHPVWGVELLAALPFLPPQTLEAVHHHHERWDGQGYPAGLRGGEIPLSARIVCLADVFEALTSSRPYKSGWPEADAALYLLQEAGRLFDPVLAPLFVDGVLGFGHLLSPGGQAPASAAP; encoded by the coding sequence GTGCGTGAAGCTCGCGCCGCCGTACTCCCTGCCCTGTGGCCGGGCGATGAGGCTGCCGCGCCGCCGGACCCCGCCGGGGCACTCGACCATCTGATCTGCCTGCTGGGTGCCGCTCTGGAGGAGGCCGCTCAGGCCGGGGAGGACTGGCAGCGGGAACACGTCCGCCGCACCGCGGACCTCGCCGGGCGGCTGGCGACGGCCCTGGGGCTGCTGCCGGGTGAGGTCCGGGCCATCCGCTGGGGGGCGGCGCTGCACGACATCGGCAAGGTGCGCGTGCCACAGGCCATCTTGCAGAAGGCGGGGGCGCTGGGGCCAGCGGAACATGCCGTCATCCTCCAGCACCCCGTCTGGGGCGTGGAGTTGTTGGCAGCACTGCCCTTTTTGCCGCCGCAGACACTGGAAGCCGTGCATCACCACCACGAACGCTGGGACGGCCAGGGCTACCCGGCGGGGCTGCGTGGCGGCGAGATTCCGCTGAGTGCCCGCATCGTCTGTCTCGCGGACGTGTTCGAGGCCCTGACCAGCTCGCGGCCCTACAAATCCGGCTGGCCGGAGGCGGACGCTGCCCTGTACCTGCTGCAAGAGGCCGGGCGGCTCTTTGACCCGGTCCTCGCGCCGCTGTTCGTGGACGGGGTGCTGGGCTTTGGGCACCTGCTTTCCCCCGGCGGGCAGGCCCCCGCCAGCGCCGCTCCCTGA
- the aceA gene encoding isocitrate lyase: MSPNSSQHSPKTHAEILEKTWQTEERWQGIKRNYSAEDVVRLRGSLPIEFTLAKHGAQKLWRLMKEEPFVNALGALTGNQAMQQVKAGLKAIYLSGWQVAGDANNAGQMYPDQSLYPASSVPDVVKRINNTLRRADQIQHAEGKDDIDYFVPIVADAEAGFGGPLNAFELMKAMIEAGAAGVHFEDQLASEKKCGHLGGKVLVPTSQFIRTLNAARLAADVSGVPTVLIARTDADAANLLTSDIDDNDKPFTTGERTPEGFYYVKPGIEQAISRALAYAPYADVIWCETSVPNLEDARRFAEAVHAKFPGKLLAYNCSPSFNWKKNLDDETIARFQVELGRLGYKFQFITLAGFHSLNHAMFELAYGYARHQMPAFVELQEKEFAAQDRGFTAVKHQREVGTGYFDLVSTAAGGGQSSTTALTGSTEEQQFHGEKEVVAAHD; encoded by the coding sequence ATGTCCCCCAACTCTAGCCAGCACAGCCCCAAAACGCACGCTGAAATCCTGGAAAAAACCTGGCAGACCGAGGAACGCTGGCAGGGCATCAAGCGCAACTACTCCGCCGAGGACGTGGTGCGGCTGCGCGGCAGTCTGCCCATCGAGTTCACCCTCGCCAAGCACGGCGCGCAGAAGCTGTGGCGGCTGATGAAGGAAGAACCCTTCGTGAACGCCCTGGGGGCGCTGACGGGCAACCAGGCGATGCAGCAGGTGAAGGCGGGCCTCAAGGCCATCTACCTCAGCGGCTGGCAGGTGGCGGGCGACGCCAACAACGCCGGGCAGATGTACCCCGACCAGAGCCTCTACCCCGCTTCCAGCGTGCCCGACGTGGTCAAGCGCATCAACAACACCCTGCGCCGCGCCGATCAGATTCAGCACGCCGAGGGCAAGGACGACATCGACTACTTCGTGCCCATCGTGGCCGACGCGGAAGCGGGCTTCGGCGGCCCCCTGAACGCCTTCGAGCTGATGAAGGCCATGATCGAGGCGGGCGCGGCGGGCGTCCACTTCGAGGACCAGCTCGCCTCCGAGAAGAAGTGCGGCCACCTGGGCGGCAAGGTTCTGGTGCCCACCTCGCAGTTCATCCGCACGCTGAACGCGGCCCGCCTCGCCGCCGACGTCTCGGGCGTCCCCACCGTCCTGATCGCCCGCACCGACGCCGACGCCGCCAACCTGCTCACCAGCGACATCGACGACAACGACAAGCCCTTCACGACCGGCGAGCGCACCCCCGAGGGCTTCTACTACGTTAAGCCCGGCATCGAGCAGGCCATCAGCCGCGCGCTGGCCTACGCCCCCTACGCCGACGTGATCTGGTGCGAGACCAGCGTGCCCAACCTGGAAGATGCGCGCCGCTTCGCGGAAGCCGTCCACGCCAAGTTCCCCGGCAAGCTGCTGGCCTACAACTGCTCGCCCTCCTTCAACTGGAAGAAGAACCTGGACGACGAGACGATCGCCAGGTTCCAGGTCGAGCTGGGCCGGCTGGGCTACAAGTTCCAGTTCATCACGCTGGCGGGCTTCCACAGCCTCAACCACGCGATGTTCGAGCTGGCCTACGGCTACGCTCGCCACCAGATGCCCGCCTTCGTCGAACTTCAGGAAAAGGAATTCGCCGCGCAGGACCGGGGCTTCACCGCCGTCAAGCACCAGCGCGAGGTGGGCACCGGCTACTTCGACCTCGTCAGCACTGCGGCGGGCGGCGGCCAGAGCAGCACCACCGCCCTCACCGGCAGCACCGAGGAGCAGCAGTTCCACGGCGAGAAGGAGGTGGTCGCCGCCCACGACTGA